The genomic region GAATATTCTTGAAGCCAGAAAGAATATTGATGAACTGATTCTGGGAGAAGGGTTATCAGGACAGGAAATTCTCTTGCAGCTACATCAGGCTACTGTAAACTCAAACGAACCTGATGACATTATTGCCAGATGGGTCACAAAGATAGCTGACACTGATATCTATCTTACTGAGAGTGCGAACGAGAGAATACAGATAGAAGCCCTTGTTGCAGGGTTTTGTCAGCAGGATGCCAATTTATAATCAGATTTGATGGCTCATGACTGATAACGATAAGACTAATTTTGAAACAGCATGTCGCAAAATACTTGACATGGTGCTGGATGGCACCATTAAAGATGAGAAAGAGCTCAATAATTCCAAGAAAAAAATAGCAAAGGAGTTTCGCCTTTCCACCCTTCCAAAAAATGCTGACATCATTATATCAGGAAATGATAACGAGCAAGAAATTGTCAGGGCTGTTCTTCAGCGCAAACCGGTGCGAACAATTTCAGGCGTTGCAGTAATTGCTGCGATGACATCGCCTGCACCATGTCCTCACGGAATATGCGTTCCATGTCCCGGAGGACCTAATTCTGAATTCCATTCACCACAGAGTTACATGGGAAGGGAACCTTCCACCATGCGAGCCATACAGTTTGAATACGACCCGTATAAAATTGTAACAAACAGATTGACCCAGCTAAAACAGATAGGACATGAGGTAAAAAAAGCCGAACTGATAGTCATGGGAGGTACATTTTCCGCAAGGCCAATAGATTATCAGGAATGGTACGCAAAACGCTGTCTTGAAGCCATGAATGATTTTTATGGAGATTCATGGAGGCAGGAAGCAAATCCAATTGGTAAAACTATTCCATATTACACCATAGAGGACGTGCAGAAAGCAAATGAGACTGCAGAGGTGAAGAACACCGGAATTACCTTTGAGACACGTCCGGACTGGGCTAAAACACACCACATAGACAAGATGCTTGAACTTGGTGCCACCAAAGTAGAGATTGGTGTCCAGAGTACTTATGATTTCATACTTGAGAGAATGAAACGCGGACACACAGTTGCTGAAAGCATTGAAGCTAACAGGATACTTAGGGACAGCGCACTGAAGGTAGGATTCCACATGATGCCAGGACTTCCTGGAACAGACATAGAAATGGACATCAGGAATTTCAAACGACTTTTTGATGAGCCGGGATTCAGACCTGATTACCTGAAAATATATCCGACTCTGGTTACTGAAGGTACTGAACTTCACAGAATGTGGAAAGAAGGAAAATACCAAGCTATTGGAGACGACGAAGCAACACTGATGCTTTCGGAAATTAAATCATTCATCCCTAAATGGGTCAGATTACAACGTATACAAAGAGATATTCCATCACCGCAGATACTTGCAGGTGTAAGGAAAAGTAACATACGACAGCTAGCACACGAACATCTGGAAGAGCATGGAGGTAAGTGCCGCTGTATCAGATGCCGTGAAGTCGGGCATAACATGCTAAAAGGAAATGAACCTGATATTGAGAACATAGAACTAACTGTTGAATCATACGAATGTTGTGGTGGACAGGAACACTTTATTGCCTTTGAAGACATTGAAAAGGACATCCTTATAGGATTTTTAAGATTAAGATTCCCGGCAAGACCACACCGTGAAGAGCTTTCCGGTGCAGCACTTGTAAGAGAACTACACATATACGGATCAACCGTAGCTGTGGGTAAAGAAGCCGGCATGAATGACTGGCAACACAGAGGCTATGGCAGAGAGTTAATTACACATGCAGAAGAGCTTGCAAGAGATGCAGGATACAATAAACTTGCCATAATAAGTGGTATAGGTGTTCGTGGTTACTATAAGAAGGTAGGCTATGAACTTGAAAAAGCATACATGGTAAAAAGCTTGCTGTGAAACTTGACCAGAAAGTTTTATTAGTGATTATGACGGATAATTGTATATACAAACAAACATAGAATAGTTGAAAATTCCGATGATTAAATGCAGGAGA from Methanolobus tindarius DSM 2278 harbors:
- a CDS encoding tRNA uridine(34) 5-carboxymethylaminomethyl modification radical SAM/GNAT enzyme Elp3, which gives rise to MTDNDKTNFETACRKILDMVLDGTIKDEKELNNSKKKIAKEFRLSTLPKNADIIISGNDNEQEIVRAVLQRKPVRTISGVAVIAAMTSPAPCPHGICVPCPGGPNSEFHSPQSYMGREPSTMRAIQFEYDPYKIVTNRLTQLKQIGHEVKKAELIVMGGTFSARPIDYQEWYAKRCLEAMNDFYGDSWRQEANPIGKTIPYYTIEDVQKANETAEVKNTGITFETRPDWAKTHHIDKMLELGATKVEIGVQSTYDFILERMKRGHTVAESIEANRILRDSALKVGFHMMPGLPGTDIEMDIRNFKRLFDEPGFRPDYLKIYPTLVTEGTELHRMWKEGKYQAIGDDEATLMLSEIKSFIPKWVRLQRIQRDIPSPQILAGVRKSNIRQLAHEHLEEHGGKCRCIRCREVGHNMLKGNEPDIENIELTVESYECCGGQEHFIAFEDIEKDILIGFLRLRFPARPHREELSGAALVRELHIYGSTVAVGKEAGMNDWQHRGYGRELITHAEELARDAGYNKLAIISGIGVRGYYKKVGYELEKAYMVKSLL